In Streptomyces chartreusis, the following proteins share a genomic window:
- a CDS encoding alpha/beta fold hydrolase, with protein MPTSSAYAKVNGVEMYYEIHGAARDGGTGAAGPGAAARRPLVLLHGGVTTIGMSFGAVLPALAADRYIVAPELQGHGHTADTDRALTVPNLASDVVGLLDELGIPQADFLGYSLGGLTALEIGIRHPDRVGRLVLAATQYHQDGIHDEVHAGDFDSPRLPSQADFQEMAEAYAACAPHPEHYQDFLGKISVAANAPLPWTADDLRTVQAPTLLLIGDRDFVRVEHAAEMQRLIPGARLAVLPATDHMALMRRTPLLLPLLNEFLD; from the coding sequence ATGCCGACCAGCTCCGCATACGCCAAGGTCAACGGCGTGGAGATGTACTACGAGATCCACGGCGCCGCTCGCGACGGCGGTACGGGTGCTGCCGGCCCGGGCGCCGCCGCCCGGCGTCCGCTGGTGCTGCTGCACGGGGGCGTCACCACCATCGGCATGTCCTTCGGCGCCGTGCTGCCCGCCCTCGCGGCCGACCGGTACATCGTGGCGCCCGAGCTCCAGGGCCACGGACACACCGCCGACACCGACCGTGCGCTGACGGTGCCGAACCTGGCCTCCGACGTCGTGGGACTGCTCGACGAGCTCGGCATCCCGCAGGCCGACTTCCTCGGGTACAGCCTCGGCGGGCTGACCGCGCTGGAGATCGGGATCCGGCACCCCGACCGGGTGGGCCGGCTGGTGCTCGCCGCGACTCAGTACCACCAGGACGGCATCCACGACGAGGTCCACGCAGGCGACTTCGACTCGCCCCGGCTGCCCAGCCAGGCCGACTTCCAGGAGATGGCCGAGGCGTACGCCGCGTGCGCGCCGCACCCCGAGCACTACCAGGACTTCCTCGGCAAGATCTCGGTCGCCGCGAACGCCCCGCTGCCGTGGACCGCCGACGACCTGCGCACGGTGCAGGCACCCACGCTGCTGCTCATCGGCGACCGCGACTTCGTACGGGTCGAGCACGCGGCCGAGATGCAGCGCCTGATCCCCGGGGCCCGGCTGGCCGTACTGCCCGCGACGGACCACATGGCCCTGATGCGACGGACGCCGCTGCTGCTGCCACTGCTGAACGAGTTCCTCGACTGA
- a CDS encoding helix-turn-helix domain-containing protein, producing MASLNVGNLGDYLREQRRNAQLSLRQLADAAGVSNPYLSQIERGLRKPSAEVLQQVAKALRISAETLYVRAGILDAERDRDEVETRAVILADPTLNERQKQVLLQIYESFRKENGFGISVEVDGHSVADRDADQTVVDAVRSVGSDPGSQGSPDPEVSGDSDARSDGTADARGDDADVRRSRTTRKNSTADGGRESAARRNRTTRTTRSSTRSTGSTGSTRTTRTSDGSDADPENPTDPQQSAG from the coding sequence ATGGCATCGCTCAACGTCGGCAATCTCGGTGACTATCTGCGCGAGCAGCGGCGCAACGCGCAGCTGTCGTTGCGGCAACTCGCCGACGCCGCCGGGGTGTCCAATCCGTATCTGAGCCAGATCGAGCGCGGGCTGCGCAAGCCGAGCGCGGAGGTGTTGCAGCAGGTCGCCAAGGCCCTGCGGATCTCCGCCGAGACGCTGTACGTCCGCGCCGGCATCCTCGACGCCGAGCGGGACCGGGACGAGGTGGAGACGCGCGCCGTCATCCTCGCCGACCCCACGCTCAACGAGCGGCAGAAGCAGGTGCTGCTCCAGATCTACGAATCCTTCCGCAAGGAGAACGGGTTCGGGATATCCGTCGAGGTGGATGGGCACTCGGTGGCGGACCGGGACGCGGACCAGACAGTGGTCGACGCGGTCCGGTCCGTCGGTTCGGATCCGGGCTCCCAGGGGTCCCCGGACCCCGAGGTCTCCGGCGACAGCGACGCCCGGTCCGACGGCACGGCGGACGCCCGCGGCGACGACGCCGACGTACGACGCAGCCGTACGACCCGCAAGAACAGCACGGCCGACGGCGGCCGCGAGTCCGCCGCGCGCCGTAACCGCACGACTCGCACAACCCGCAGCAGCACCCGCAGTACCGGCAGTACCGGCAGTACCCGTACGACTCGTACGTCCGACGGCAGCGACGCCGACCCGGAGAACCCGACCGACCCGCAGCAGTCGGCCGGCTGA
- a CDS encoding DUF2516 family protein encodes MQGFVGFMWLLSMALILFSGFALIDAAIRREDAYRAADKQSKAFWLIILGLAFVVNLIFNILSFLPIIGLIATIVYMVDVRPAIKGLPGGGRSRKGSSSDGPYGPYNGGR; translated from the coding sequence ATGCAAGGCTTCGTGGGGTTCATGTGGCTGCTGAGCATGGCCCTGATCCTTTTCAGCGGCTTCGCGCTGATTGACGCGGCCATCCGCCGCGAGGACGCCTACCGCGCCGCGGACAAGCAGTCCAAGGCGTTCTGGCTGATCATCCTCGGCCTCGCCTTCGTGGTGAACCTGATCTTCAACATCCTGTCGTTCCTGCCGATCATCGGCCTCATCGCGACGATCGTGTACATGGTCGACGTACGCCCCGCGATCAAGGGCCTCCCCGGCGGCGGCCGCAGCAGAAAAGGCTCCAGCAGCGACGGCCCGTACGGCCCCTACAACGGCGGCCGCTGA
- a CDS encoding PP2C family protein-serine/threonine phosphatase, with product MPVPVPRQRAIPAVETGQAPAASPGGTTREVAPRKDETVENSTHTALTLLLIEDDPGGSAMVPELHDSAGRPIRVRTARNLTEAGRLLTDDVHCILLDLALAAPGRGVDDDELAVLRHVLELAPRHAVLALTASGDAERGAEAVRVGAQDYLFRDELDGRLLSRAIRYAVERKRSDTAERRLAEGRLRAQENRRLERGLLPTPLLEGSSLRFAARYRPGRSRALLGGDFYDVVRTADGTVHAMIGDVCGHGPDEAALGVELRIAWRALTLAGLCGDALLGTLQKVLEHERADDEIFATLCTVDIAPDGRRAGLCLAGHPSPLLARPGRAAQLLPYDNNGPALGLLPKARWPRMEVKLGAEWSLMLYTDGLIEGRIGQGRERLGQDGMVEMVRRQLSEGLRGEALLRAAVNEVRDLNGGELTDDVAVLLLDRGA from the coding sequence ATGCCCGTACCCGTACCGCGGCAGAGAGCGATCCCGGCCGTGGAGACTGGTCAGGCGCCGGCCGCGTCCCCAGGCGGCACCACCCGTGAGGTGGCCCCGCGTAAGGATGAGACGGTCGAGAACAGCACCCATACCGCTCTGACGCTGCTGCTGATCGAGGACGATCCCGGCGGCTCCGCAATGGTCCCCGAGCTGCACGACTCGGCCGGCCGGCCGATCCGTGTGCGCACCGCCCGCAACCTCACCGAGGCCGGGCGGCTGCTCACCGACGACGTCCACTGCATCCTGCTGGACCTCGCCCTCGCGGCGCCCGGTCGCGGCGTGGACGACGACGAGCTGGCCGTGCTCCGGCACGTGCTGGAGCTCGCGCCCCGGCACGCCGTGCTCGCGCTCACCGCCTCCGGCGACGCCGAGCGCGGCGCCGAAGCCGTGCGCGTGGGCGCCCAGGACTACCTCTTCCGGGACGAACTGGATGGGCGGCTGCTGAGCCGTGCGATCCGCTACGCAGTGGAGAGGAAACGTTCCGACACGGCCGAGCGGCGGCTCGCCGAGGGCCGGCTGCGGGCGCAGGAGAACCGGCGCCTGGAGCGCGGGCTGCTGCCCACGCCGCTGCTGGAGGGGTCGTCGCTGCGGTTCGCCGCGCGGTATCGGCCCGGCCGTTCGCGTGCCCTGCTGGGCGGCGACTTCTACGACGTCGTCCGCACCGCCGACGGCACCGTGCACGCCATGATCGGTGACGTGTGCGGGCACGGGCCGGACGAGGCCGCCCTCGGTGTGGAGCTGCGCATCGCCTGGCGGGCACTGACCCTTGCCGGGCTGTGCGGTGACGCGCTGCTGGGGACGCTTCAGAAGGTCCTCGAGCACGAGCGGGCCGACGACGAGATCTTCGCGACCCTGTGCACGGTGGACATAGCACCGGACGGCCGACGCGCCGGGCTGTGCCTGGCGGGTCATCCGTCGCCGCTGCTCGCCCGGCCCGGACGGGCTGCACAGCTGCTGCCGTACGACAACAACGGGCCCGCGCTCGGTCTGCTGCCCAAGGCACGGTGGCCTCGGATGGAGGTCAAGCTCGGCGCGGAGTGGAGCCTGATGCTCTACACCGACGGCCTGATCGAGGGGCGGATCGGCCAGGGGCGCGAGCGGCTCGGGCAGGACGGCATGGTGGAGATGGTCCGGCGCCAGCTCTCCGAGGGGTTGCGCGGGGAGGCGTTGCTGCGGGCCGCCGTCAATGAGGTCCGGGACCTCAATGGTGGTGAGCTGACGGATGACGTGGCTGTGCTGTTGCTCGACCGGGGGGCGTGA
- a CDS encoding C40 family peptidase yields the protein MGKRGLIATAVTVVCAVTVLAAPGTAFAAPTPSPSSSPSASPTPVSNKELEDVRKKLEKLYHDAAVATDEYNAAEEAAEKQSAEIVSLAKKIVKGQEKLAELKKRAGSAAAAQYRSGGLPDEAKLMLSDDPRDFLDSAGRVIQGQRATKGLLGEMTRTQQDLEQYASDASAQWQKLEAGRKAKAAAQKKIEKQIKAAEQLESQLEKEEKERLAQLEEDAAHKAQTAWLDSGVLDDIKGKASAQGRKAVEYATAQLGKPYEWGAEGPKTYDCSGLTSQAWASAGSGIPRTSQEQWKQLERIDIEDMRPGDLIIYNADASHVAMYIGDGAIIHAPRPGRTVTIAGAGSMRILGVVRPDA from the coding sequence ATGGGTAAGCGCGGCCTGATCGCTACGGCCGTGACCGTCGTCTGCGCGGTCACCGTACTGGCGGCGCCGGGCACCGCCTTCGCGGCACCCACTCCGTCCCCGAGCAGCTCACCCTCCGCGTCACCGACCCCGGTGTCGAACAAGGAGCTTGAGGACGTCCGCAAGAAGCTGGAGAAGCTCTACCACGACGCGGCCGTCGCCACCGACGAGTACAACGCCGCCGAGGAGGCGGCCGAGAAGCAGTCGGCCGAGATCGTCTCGCTGGCCAAGAAGATCGTCAAAGGCCAGGAGAAACTCGCCGAGTTGAAGAAGCGGGCCGGCTCCGCGGCCGCCGCGCAGTACCGGTCGGGCGGGCTGCCCGACGAGGCGAAGTTGATGCTGAGCGACGATCCGCGGGACTTTCTCGACAGCGCCGGGCGGGTGATCCAGGGGCAGCGCGCCACCAAGGGACTGCTCGGCGAAATGACCCGCACCCAGCAGGACTTGGAGCAGTACGCCAGCGACGCCTCCGCCCAGTGGCAGAAGCTGGAGGCCGGCCGCAAGGCCAAGGCCGCCGCCCAGAAGAAGATCGAGAAGCAGATCAAGGCGGCCGAACAGCTGGAGTCCCAGCTGGAGAAGGAGGAGAAGGAGCGCCTCGCCCAGCTGGAGGAGGACGCCGCCCACAAGGCGCAGACCGCCTGGCTGGACTCCGGTGTCCTCGACGACATCAAGGGCAAGGCATCCGCGCAGGGCCGTAAGGCTGTCGAGTACGCCACCGCACAGTTGGGCAAACCGTACGAATGGGGCGCTGAAGGCCCCAAGACCTACGACTGTTCAGGGCTCACCTCCCAGGCCTGGGCCAGCGCCGGCAGCGGCATTCCGCGGACCTCGCAGGAGCAGTGGAAGCAGCTGGAGCGCATCGACATAGAGGACATGCGCCCGGGAGACCTCATCATCTACAACGCCGACGCCAGCCATGTCGCCATGTACATCGGCGACGGCGCCATCATCCACGCCCCGCGCCCGGGGCGGACGGTGACGATCGCGGGCGCCGGGTCGATGCGGATCCTCGGGGTGGTTCGGCCCGATGCGTGA
- a CDS encoding class I SAM-dependent methyltransferase yields the protein MSARVARPVGTVTRGTTNPNRLRRMDRWIAHTHGSALRRGDDPVAVDLGYGAAPWTAVELLGRLRVVAPRVRVVGLEIEPARVVAARPYERDGLVFRHGGFEIPGSQRPLLIRAANVLRQYDEGEVAGVWERLCGRLASGGLLVEGTCDEVGRRHVWVALGPEGPRTVTFAARLGSLERPSNLAERLPKALIHRNVPGEPVHAFLRDFDRAWAAAAPYASYGARQRWIRAVRDLAVDWPVVDGAGRWRQGEVTVRWGALAPRG from the coding sequence ATGAGTGCCCGCGTCGCCCGCCCCGTGGGAACGGTGACACGCGGGACCACCAATCCGAATCGGCTGCGCCGGATGGACCGGTGGATCGCCCATACCCACGGGAGCGCGTTGCGGCGGGGCGATGATCCTGTTGCGGTCGATCTTGGGTACGGAGCTGCTCCCTGGACGGCCGTCGAGTTGCTCGGGCGGCTTCGTGTGGTGGCGCCACGGGTTCGTGTGGTCGGGCTTGAGATCGAACCTGCTCGGGTCGTCGCCGCGCGGCCGTATGAGCGGGACGGGCTCGTGTTTCGGCATGGTGGGTTCGAGATCCCCGGTTCGCAGCGTCCCCTTCTCATTCGCGCCGCCAATGTGTTGCGGCAGTACGACGAGGGGGAGGTCGCCGGGGTCTGGGAGCGGCTCTGTGGGCGGCTGGCGTCGGGTGGGCTGCTTGTCGAGGGGACCTGTGATGAGGTCGGGCGTCGGCATGTGTGGGTTGCGCTCGGGCCCGAGGGGCCGCGGACTGTGACGTTCGCGGCTCGGCTGGGGTCGTTGGAGCGGCCTTCGAATCTTGCCGAGCGGCTGCCCAAAGCGCTCATTCATCGCAATGTGCCCGGTGAGCCGGTGCACGCGTTTCTGCGGGACTTCGACCGGGCCTGGGCCGCCGCGGCGCCCTATGCGTCCTACGGTGCGCGGCAGAGGTGGATCCGGGCGGTGCGGGATCTTGCGGTCGACTGGCCCGTGGTGGACGGGGCGGGGCGGTGGCGGCAGGGGGAAGTGACCGTGCGGTGGGGGGCTTTGGCGCCTCGGGGGTAG
- the mshA gene encoding D-inositol-3-phosphate glycosyltransferase, whose amino-acid sequence MSQYVSRLGRRSPSAPSRLRLHRRPRRVAMLSVHTSPLHQPGTGDAGGMNVYIVELAQRLAAINIEVEIFTRTTATDLPPVVELAPGVLVRHIDAGPYEGLNKEDLPAQLCAFTHGVMQAWAGHRPGYYDLVHSHYWLSGHVGWLAAQRWGAPLVHAMHTMAKVKNANLADGDTPEPAARVIGETQIVAAADRLIANTSEEAEELVRHYAAARDKVAVVHPGVNLTRFAPADGRAAARARLGLPQDALIPLFAGRIQPLKAPDILLRAVAVLLDEHPELRSRILVPIVGGPSGSGLAKPEGLQKLAARLGIADVVRFRPPVGQEQLADWFRAASLLVMPSYSESFGLVAIEAQAAGTPVLAAAVGGLPVAVRDGHTGFLVQGHNPAEYARVLRAFADEPHLTARMGEAASRHAQSFGWDTAAAATADVYTAAAQAHRRRVRSHHG is encoded by the coding sequence GTGAGCCAGTACGTCAGCAGGCTCGGGCGACGCTCCCCGTCGGCCCCCTCCCGACTCCGGCTCCACCGCCGCCCCCGCCGCGTAGCCATGCTCAGCGTGCACACCTCCCCGCTCCACCAGCCCGGCACAGGCGACGCCGGCGGCATGAACGTCTACATCGTCGAACTCGCACAACGCCTCGCCGCCATCAACATCGAGGTCGAGATCTTCACTCGCACCACCGCCACCGACCTCCCACCCGTCGTGGAACTGGCCCCCGGCGTTCTGGTCCGCCACATCGACGCGGGCCCCTACGAGGGCCTGAACAAGGAAGACCTCCCCGCCCAGCTCTGCGCCTTCACCCACGGCGTGATGCAGGCATGGGCCGGCCACCGCCCCGGCTACTACGACCTCGTCCACTCCCACTACTGGCTCTCCGGCCACGTCGGCTGGCTCGCAGCCCAACGCTGGGGCGCCCCCCTCGTGCACGCCATGCACACCATGGCCAAGGTCAAGAATGCCAACCTCGCCGACGGCGACACCCCCGAACCCGCGGCCCGCGTGATCGGCGAGACGCAGATCGTCGCGGCAGCGGACCGCCTCATCGCCAACACCTCCGAGGAAGCGGAAGAACTCGTACGCCACTACGCGGCAGCCCGCGACAAGGTCGCCGTCGTCCACCCCGGCGTCAACCTCACCCGCTTCGCGCCCGCCGACGGCCGAGCCGCGGCCCGCGCCCGCCTCGGCCTCCCGCAGGACGCCCTGATCCCCCTGTTCGCAGGCCGCATCCAGCCCCTCAAGGCCCCGGACATCCTCCTGCGCGCGGTGGCCGTCCTCCTCGACGAGCACCCCGAACTGCGCTCCCGCATCCTCGTCCCGATCGTCGGCGGCCCCAGCGGCAGCGGCCTCGCCAAGCCGGAGGGCCTGCAGAAGCTCGCCGCCCGCCTGGGCATCGCGGACGTCGTACGGTTCCGCCCGCCCGTCGGCCAGGAGCAGCTCGCCGACTGGTTCAGGGCGGCATCGTTGCTGGTCATGCCGTCGTACAGCGAGTCCTTCGGCCTGGTGGCCATCGAGGCGCAGGCGGCCGGCACACCCGTACTGGCCGCCGCGGTCGGCGGTCTGCCCGTCGCGGTCCGGGACGGGCACACCGGATTCCTGGTCCAGGGCCACAACCCGGCGGAGTACGCGCGCGTGCTGCGCGCCTTCGCCGACGAGCCGCACCTGACCGCCCGGATGGGCGAGGCGGCCTCCCGGCACGCCCAGTCCTTCGGCTGGGACACCGCGGCGGCGGCCACGGCGGACGTCTACACGGCGGCGGCCCAGGCGCATCGCCGTCGCGTACGCTCCCACCATGGGTGA
- a CDS encoding YbjN domain-containing protein, protein MGDAQDVQRAAQVVEGALKDAELEWESPAPGNYVVKLPGTRKLSTTVSLLVGRHSLSLNAFVIRHPDENEPGVHRWLLERNLKLYGVSYAVDRLGDIYVTAKLPLAAVTVDEIDRLLGQVLEAADGAFNTLLELGFASAIRKEYEWRVARGESTRNLDAFTHLIQRPSE, encoded by the coding sequence ATGGGTGACGCACAGGACGTACAGCGGGCGGCGCAGGTCGTCGAGGGAGCCCTGAAGGACGCCGAGCTGGAGTGGGAGAGCCCCGCCCCCGGCAACTACGTCGTCAAGCTCCCCGGCACACGCAAGCTCTCCACGACGGTGTCCCTGCTCGTCGGCCGCCACTCCCTGTCGCTGAACGCCTTCGTCATCCGCCACCCCGACGAGAACGAACCCGGTGTCCACCGCTGGCTCCTGGAGCGCAACCTCAAGCTCTACGGCGTGAGCTACGCCGTCGACCGGCTCGGCGACATCTACGTCACCGCCAAGCTCCCGCTAGCCGCCGTGACCGTCGACGAGATCGACCGTCTCCTCGGTCAGGTCCTGGAGGCGGCCGACGGCGCCTTCAACACCCTCCTGGAGCTCGGCTTCGCGTCCGCGATCCGCAAGGAGTACGAGTGGCGCGTGGCGCGCGGCGAGTCGACGCGCAACCTGGACGCGTTCACCCATCTGATCCAGCGGCCCTCGGAGTGA
- a CDS encoding glycosyl hydrolase family 28-related protein produces the protein MGNAHLTRRTLLGGATAVALGATAAGVAHATTAKPHSTGAPLTGPRTPPSATPQVPPIWREFNRTPYTHPQIPYIGRAGHRGGARRFPRPRVVADVRDFGAVADGTTDSAPAINRAIAAAGRAGGGTVTIPPGTFRIDDVIRIGHSNVVLRGAGSTRTKLYATRNLTELIGPYGSRYGGDKSSWSWAGGLIWLAPTARWDSLVAAIRAKAWPFEGWTGNRRDEWHPLTTVAPARQGSWTVTVTDPSALRPGALVLLRLSDDAGHTLLEHMSGGGPGPEAYTWDDKTKLTSYVPYEWPVRITAVKGRKVTLERPLPLDVRPEWDPQLTTHADELTGSGVEGLTLEAMETPQQPHLLDKGYNGVTFQCAYDCWADDVTVRHVDNGFGLVAASACTLRRTRVAGRGSHHPYFCREGSHDNLIEDFTIEARTTPAPSGTQLHGINVEGLSSYNVWSRGDMRMGTFDSHRGLPFANVRTDITVDNNGRHGGDASAGPLFGARFTHWNVRVTNARAGMIRLDGLAPYSATVGLNEVREFDQIDVPDFTGDLHSRLELYGTTDAVHPPNLYDAQRALPR, from the coding sequence ATGGGCAACGCGCATCTCACCAGACGGACCCTGCTCGGCGGAGCCACGGCAGTGGCACTCGGCGCGACGGCGGCGGGCGTCGCACACGCGACGACCGCGAAACCCCACTCCACCGGAGCTCCCCTCACCGGGCCCCGGACGCCGCCCAGCGCGACACCCCAAGTCCCGCCCATATGGCGAGAGTTCAACCGCACCCCGTACACCCACCCCCAGATCCCCTACATAGGCCGGGCCGGCCACCGGGGCGGAGCGCGCCGCTTCCCCCGCCCCCGAGTCGTGGCAGACGTAAGGGACTTCGGCGCCGTGGCCGACGGAACGACCGACTCCGCCCCCGCGATCAACCGTGCCATCGCCGCCGCCGGAAGGGCCGGCGGTGGCACGGTCACCATCCCGCCCGGCACGTTCCGCATCGACGACGTCATCCGTATCGGCCACTCGAACGTGGTCCTCCGCGGCGCCGGCAGCACCCGCACCAAGCTGTACGCCACCCGCAACCTCACCGAACTGATCGGCCCCTACGGCTCCCGCTACGGCGGCGACAAGTCGTCCTGGTCCTGGGCCGGCGGCCTCATCTGGCTGGCACCGACGGCCCGTTGGGACTCCCTCGTCGCCGCGATCAGGGCGAAGGCGTGGCCCTTCGAGGGCTGGACCGGCAACCGGCGCGACGAGTGGCATCCGCTCACCACCGTCGCCCCGGCCCGCCAGGGCTCCTGGACGGTGACCGTCACGGACCCCTCGGCACTGCGTCCCGGCGCCCTGGTCCTGCTCCGCCTCTCCGACGACGCCGGCCACACCCTCCTGGAGCACATGTCCGGCGGCGGGCCGGGCCCCGAGGCGTACACCTGGGACGACAAGACGAAGCTGACCTCGTACGTCCCCTACGAGTGGCCGGTGCGCATCACCGCCGTGAAGGGCCGCAAGGTCACCCTCGAACGCCCGCTCCCGCTCGACGTACGCCCCGAATGGGACCCGCAACTGACGACCCACGCGGACGAGTTGACCGGATCCGGCGTGGAGGGCCTGACCCTGGAGGCCATGGAGACCCCGCAGCAGCCGCACCTCCTCGACAAGGGCTACAACGGCGTCACCTTCCAGTGCGCGTACGACTGCTGGGCCGACGACGTGACGGTCCGCCACGTCGACAACGGCTTCGGCCTGGTCGCGGCCTCCGCCTGCACGCTCCGGCGCACGCGCGTGGCTGGCCGGGGCAGCCATCACCCCTACTTCTGCCGCGAGGGCTCCCACGACAACCTGATCGAGGACTTCACGATCGAGGCCCGCACCACCCCGGCCCCCTCGGGCACCCAGCTGCACGGCATCAACGTCGAGGGCCTGTCCTCCTACAACGTCTGGTCACGCGGCGACATGCGCATGGGCACCTTCGACAGCCACCGCGGCCTGCCCTTCGCCAACGTCCGCACCGACATCACCGTCGACAACAACGGCCGCCACGGCGGCGACGCGAGCGCCGGCCCGCTGTTCGGCGCCCGCTTCACCCACTGGAACGTCCGGGTCACCAACGCCCGCGCGGGCATGATCCGCCTCGACGGCCTGGCCCCCTACTCCGCCACCGTCGGCCTCAACGAGGTCAGGGAGTTCGACCAGATCGACGTCCCCGACTTCACCGGCGACCTGCACTCCCGCCTGGAGCTGTACGGCACGACGGACGCCGTGCACCCGCCCAACCTGTACGACGCTCAGCGCGCGCTGCCGCGATAG
- a CDS encoding helix-turn-helix transcriptional regulator, with product MAAARDRQEVSAWRPSVPGVTEVFHAHFTEYAYPMHVHEAWTLLIVDDGAVRYDLDRHEHGTPHDTVSLLPPHVPHNGSPATPHGFRKRVLYLDSTRLADDLIGPAVDSPDLADPVLRLRVGQLHAALAQPGDELEADSRLTLIGDRLRAHLRPRTLTDVPRRDPVLARRLRELLDERVVPGIGLDEAAAVVQAHPAHLVRAFSTAYGIAPHQYLMSRRVDRARRLLLEGRSPAEVAVATGFYDQSHLSRHFRKLVGVPPGRYRGSAR from the coding sequence ATGGCCGCCGCTCGGGATCGCCAGGAAGTCTCCGCGTGGCGCCCCTCCGTCCCGGGCGTCACCGAGGTGTTCCACGCCCATTTCACCGAGTACGCGTATCCGATGCATGTGCACGAGGCCTGGACGCTGCTCATCGTGGACGACGGGGCCGTGCGCTACGACCTCGACCGGCACGAGCACGGCACCCCGCACGACACGGTGTCGCTCCTGCCGCCGCACGTTCCGCACAACGGCTCCCCCGCCACCCCGCACGGCTTCCGCAAGCGGGTTCTGTATCTGGACAGCACCCGGCTGGCGGACGATCTGATCGGTCCGGCCGTCGACTCGCCCGACCTGGCGGATCCGGTGCTGCGGCTGCGCGTCGGGCAACTGCACGCCGCTCTCGCGCAGCCCGGTGACGAGCTGGAGGCGGACAGCCGGCTCACTCTCATCGGGGACCGGCTGCGTGCCCATCTGCGGCCCAGGACCCTGACGGACGTCCCGCGTCGTGATCCCGTCCTCGCCCGCCGGCTGCGCGAGCTCCTCGACGAGCGGGTCGTGCCGGGCATCGGTCTCGACGAGGCCGCGGCCGTCGTACAGGCCCATCCGGCCCATCTCGTACGGGCGTTCAGTACCGCGTACGGCATCGCCCCGCACCAATATCTGATGTCGCGGCGCGTCGATCGTGCCCGTCGGCTGCTGCTGGAGGGCCGGTCGCCGGCCGAGGTGGCGGTGGCGACCGGGTTCTACGACCAGTCCCATCTCAGCCGGCATTTCCGGAAGCTGGTCGGCGTGCCTCCGGGGCGCTATCGCGGCAGCGCGCGCTGA
- a CDS encoding DUF2000 domain-containing protein: MQRTYKTEPYDGRQSHPMSTEAPVRFDTKIAVLLREDLEPWQRLNVTAFLVSGLGTQVPEVIGDPYEDADGVPYLPMFRQPVLVFETTKETLTTAHARALSRSLPRAIFTSDLFTTGNDRDNRAAVRAVPTNELDLVGMAVYGPRNAVDKVIKGARMHP; the protein is encoded by the coding sequence ATGCAAAGAACGTACAAGACGGAGCCGTACGACGGCCGTCAGTCTCATCCCATGAGCACTGAAGCCCCCGTCCGTTTCGACACCAAGATCGCCGTCCTGCTGAGGGAGGACCTGGAGCCCTGGCAGCGCCTGAACGTCACCGCGTTCCTGGTCAGCGGCCTGGGAACGCAGGTCCCCGAGGTGATCGGCGACCCCTACGAGGACGCGGACGGCGTTCCCTACCTGCCGATGTTCCGCCAGCCGGTCCTGGTCTTCGAGACCACGAAGGAAACCCTGACGACGGCCCACGCCCGAGCCCTGTCCCGCTCCCTCCCCCGGGCGATCTTCACCTCCGACCTGTTCACGACGGGCAACGACCGCGACAACCGCGCGGCGGTACGAGCGGTGCCGACGAACGAACTGGACCTGGTGGGGATGGCGGTCTACGGACCACGGAACGCGGTGGACAAGGTGATCAAGGGGGCACGGATGCATCCGTGA